In one window of Acidovorax sp. HDW3 DNA:
- the carA gene encoding glutamine-hydrolyzing carbamoyl-phosphate synthase small subunit, protein MLLSLKGAFPPAILALADGTVFIGNSIGATGTTVGEVVFNTSLTGYQEILTDPSYCQQIVTLTYPHIGNYGVNPEDVEAEKIHAAGLIIKDLPLIASNFRSHQSLHEYLRDGSTVAIANIDTRRLTRLLRDKGAQNGAIVGLAAGEAVTPERIAAAVAAAQGAPDMNGLDLAKVVTTTRSYTWDETEWQLGQGYGQQGAPRFKVVAYDFGVKRNILRMLAERGCALTVVPAQTPAAEVLALSPDGIFLSNGPGDPAACDYAIAAVQQILHSGVPTFGICLGHQIMALAAGAKTFKMANSHHGANHPVKDLDSGRVSITSQNHGFAVDMATLPAHLRATHVSLFDGTLQGLEFTDRPAFCFQGHPEASPGPQDIAYLFDRFTALMEKK, encoded by the coding sequence GTGCTTTTGTCTCTCAAGGGAGCTTTCCCACCCGCCATCCTGGCGCTCGCAGACGGCACGGTCTTTATCGGCAACTCGATCGGTGCCACCGGCACCACCGTCGGTGAAGTGGTGTTCAACACCTCGCTCACCGGCTACCAGGAAATCCTCACCGACCCCAGCTACTGCCAGCAGATCGTGACGCTCACGTATCCGCACATTGGCAACTATGGCGTCAACCCCGAGGACGTCGAGGCCGAGAAGATCCACGCTGCCGGCCTCATCATCAAAGACCTGCCGCTGATCGCCAGCAACTTTCGCAGCCACCAGAGCCTGCACGAATACCTGCGCGACGGCAGCACGGTGGCGATTGCCAACATCGACACGCGCCGCCTCACCCGCCTGCTGCGCGACAAGGGCGCTCAAAACGGCGCCATCGTCGGCCTGGCCGCTGGCGAGGCGGTGACGCCCGAGCGCATTGCCGCTGCCGTCGCCGCCGCCCAGGGGGCGCCCGACATGAATGGCCTGGACCTGGCCAAGGTGGTGACCACCACCCGCAGCTACACCTGGGACGAGACCGAATGGCAGCTCGGCCAGGGCTATGGCCAGCAGGGCGCGCCGCGCTTCAAGGTCGTGGCGTACGACTTTGGCGTCAAGCGCAACATCCTGCGCATGTTGGCCGAACGCGGCTGCGCACTCACCGTGGTGCCGGCGCAAACCCCGGCGGCCGAGGTGCTGGCCCTGAGTCCGGACGGCATTTTCCTCTCCAACGGCCCGGGCGACCCGGCTGCCTGCGACTACGCCATTGCTGCCGTGCAGCAAATCTTGCACAGCGGCGTGCCCACCTTCGGCATCTGCCTGGGGCACCAGATCATGGCCCTGGCCGCAGGCGCCAAGACCTTCAAGATGGCCAACAGCCACCACGGTGCCAACCACCCGGTCAAAGACCTCGACAGCGGCCGCGTCAGCATCACCAGCCAGAACCACGGCTTTGCAGTGGACATGGCCACGCTGCCCGCGCACCTGCGCGCCACGCACGTGAGCCTGTTCGACGGCACGCTGCAGGGCCTGGAGTTCACCGACCGCCCCGCCTTCTGCTTCCAGGGCCACCCCGAGGCTTCGCCCGGCCCGCAAGACATCGCCTATCTGTTCGACCGCTTCACCGCGCTGATGGAGAAAAAGTAA
- a CDS encoding RlmE family RNA methyltransferase: MKVKTKSKKVNKAWLDQHVNDPYVKAAQKDGYRARAAYKLKEIDEQLQLIRPGDTVVDLGCAPGAWSQYLRRRLAPAGAAVGQLHGTIIGLDILPMEPIEGVHYIQGDFREEVVLAQLQAALAGRLADVVVSDMAPNLSGIADTDAARVTHLIELAVDFVQHHMKPEGALVVKLFHGSGYNELVQLFKAHFKVVKPIKPKASRDKSSETFLVGMGLK, from the coding sequence ATGAAAGTAAAGACTAAGAGCAAAAAGGTCAACAAGGCCTGGCTGGATCAGCATGTCAACGATCCCTACGTGAAAGCGGCGCAAAAAGACGGCTACCGCGCGCGTGCGGCCTACAAGCTCAAGGAGATCGACGAGCAGCTGCAGCTCATCCGCCCCGGCGATACGGTGGTCGATCTGGGCTGTGCGCCCGGGGCCTGGAGCCAGTACCTGCGCCGGCGCCTGGCGCCCGCTGGCGCGGCCGTGGGGCAGCTCCATGGCACCATCATCGGCCTGGACATCCTGCCGATGGAGCCGATCGAGGGCGTGCACTACATCCAGGGCGATTTCCGCGAGGAGGTGGTGCTGGCACAGCTGCAGGCGGCGCTCGCCGGGCGCCTGGCGGACGTGGTGGTGTCGGACATGGCGCCCAACCTCTCGGGCATTGCCGATACCGACGCTGCCCGCGTGACGCACCTGATCGAGCTGGCGGTCGATTTCGTGCAGCACCACATGAAGCCCGAGGGCGCGCTGGTCGTGAAGCTCTTTCACGGCAGCGGCTACAACGAGCTGGTGCAACTGTTCAAGGCGCATTTCAAGGTCGTCAAACCGATCAAGCCCAAAGCCTCGCGTGACAAGTCATCGGAGACGTTTTTGGTTGGCATGGGCCTGAAATAA
- a CDS encoding YhbY family RNA-binding protein, with protein MSQIQLTPAERREHRAQAHHLDPVVMIGADGLTPAVQKEIDAALNAHGLIKVRVFGDDRAAREALYQQLADDLNAAPIQHIGKLLVFWRPQSDKEKAPDDERKPGPRDVKVLKFGRPGQRPEIKQLRVLGNQRLTAGGQIKRAKKPKQKSVKKGQSD; from the coding sequence ATGTCCCAAATTCAATTGACCCCGGCCGAGCGCCGGGAACACCGCGCCCAAGCCCATCACCTCGACCCCGTGGTCATGATCGGTGCCGACGGCTTGACGCCTGCCGTACAAAAAGAAATCGACGCTGCACTCAACGCCCACGGCCTCATCAAGGTGCGCGTCTTCGGCGACGACCGCGCCGCGCGCGAAGCCCTGTACCAGCAGCTGGCCGACGACCTGAACGCCGCCCCCATCCAGCACATCGGCAAGCTGCTGGTGTTCTGGCGCCCGCAGTCCGACAAAGAAAAAGCGCCCGATGATGAGCGCAAGCCCGGGCCGCGTGACGTCAAGGTGCTCAAATTCGGCCGCCCCGGCCAGCGCCCGGAAATCAAGCAGCTGCGCGTGCTCGGCAACCAACGCCTGACGGCTGGCGGCCAGATCAAGCGCGCCAAGAAGCCCAAGCAAAAATCGGTCAAGAAGGGCCAGTCCGACTGA
- the lpxA gene encoding acyl-ACP--UDP-N-acetylglucosamine O-acyltransferase, which produces MSLIHPTALVAAGAELAADVTVGPYAVIGAQVRIGAGTSVGAHCVIEGDTTIGANNRIFQFASLGAAPQDKKYAGEPTRLVIGDGNTIREFCTFNLGTAQDKGVTTIGNDNWIMAYVHIAHDCVVGDHTILANNATLAGHVRVDDWAIIGGLTGVHQFTQVGAHVMAGFASHISQDVPPFMMVDGNPLAVRGLNLEGLRRRGFAPERLAAIKQMHRLLYRQGLTLDAARAAIAALDMPEAAEDVARMSAFLGQSTRGIAR; this is translated from the coding sequence GTGAGTCTGATCCACCCCACCGCCCTCGTGGCCGCCGGCGCCGAGCTGGCCGCTGACGTCACCGTGGGCCCCTACGCCGTCATTGGCGCGCAGGTGCGCATCGGCGCCGGCACCAGCGTGGGCGCGCATTGCGTGATCGAGGGTGACACCACCATCGGCGCGAACAACCGCATTTTTCAGTTTGCCAGCCTGGGCGCGGCGCCGCAGGACAAGAAATACGCTGGCGAACCCACGCGCCTGGTGATTGGCGACGGCAACACCATCCGCGAGTTCTGCACCTTCAACCTGGGCACGGCCCAGGACAAGGGCGTGACCACCATCGGCAACGACAACTGGATCATGGCCTACGTGCACATTGCGCACGACTGCGTGGTGGGCGACCACACCATCTTGGCCAACAACGCCACGCTCGCCGGCCATGTGCGTGTCGATGACTGGGCCATCATCGGCGGCCTCACGGGCGTGCACCAGTTCACCCAGGTGGGCGCGCACGTCATGGCCGGTTTTGCCAGCCACATCTCGCAGGACGTGCCGCCCTTCATGATGGTGGACGGCAACCCCCTGGCCGTGCGCGGCCTGAACCTGGAGGGCCTGCGCCGGCGCGGCTTTGCGCCCGAGCGCCTGGCGGCCATCAAGCAGATGCACCGCCTGCTCTACCGCCAGGGCCTGACGCTGGACGCTGCGCGCGCCGCCATTGCTGCGCTCGACATGCCCGAGGCGGCCGAGGACGTGGCGCGCATGTCCGCCTTCCTGGGCCAATCGACGCGCGGCATCGCGCGCTAG
- the greA gene encoding transcription elongation factor GreA, giving the protein MATIPITKRGAEKLKAELHHLKTVDRPAVINAISEARAQGDLSENAEYEAAKDRQGFIEGRILEVEGKLSAAQVIDPAGLDAGGRVVFGATVELEDEDSGDQVKYQIVGEDEADIKLGLLNVSSPIARALIGKEEGDTAEVQAPGGLRRYEVVSVSYV; this is encoded by the coding sequence ATGGCCACCATTCCGATTACCAAGCGCGGCGCAGAAAAGCTCAAGGCCGAGCTGCACCACCTCAAAACCGTCGATCGCCCCGCCGTCATCAACGCCATTTCTGAGGCTCGCGCCCAGGGCGACCTGAGCGAAAACGCCGAGTACGAGGCCGCCAAGGATCGCCAGGGCTTTATCGAAGGCCGCATTCTTGAAGTCGAGGGCAAGCTCTCGGCCGCCCAGGTGATAGACCCGGCCGGACTCGACGCTGGCGGGCGCGTGGTGTTTGGCGCCACCGTCGAGCTCGAAGACGAGGACAGCGGCGACCAGGTCAAGTACCAGATCGTGGGCGAGGATGAGGCCGACATCAAACTCGGCCTGCTCAACGTCTCCAGCCCCATTGCCCGCGCGCTGATTGGCAAGGAAGAGGGCGACACCGCCGAGGTGCAGGCGCCCGGCGGCCTGCGCCGCTACGAGGTGGTGTCGGTGAGCTATGTGTAA
- a CDS encoding RNA methyltransferase, which yields MNATFIHSRDNPLLKDLRRLAQDSTAYRKQGRVWLEGDHLCRALLARGGRPALAVFTESFWPLAQAQYAQAAPKIIVIADALWAGISALEAPVREGMGFVLALPDAPALQPALPTVVLDRLQDAGNVGSILRSASAFGFAQVAALKGTAALWSAKVLRAGMGAHFGLRLVEGLAPDDIAALGLPLLATSSHQGDFLHQARLPWPCGWLLGHEGQGVGPQLQALATQHIRIAQPGGEESLNVAAAAAICLHASGSQRLCG from the coding sequence ATGAACGCAACCTTCATCCATTCGCGCGACAACCCCCTGCTCAAAGACCTGCGCCGCCTGGCGCAAGACAGCACGGCTTACCGCAAGCAGGGCCGGGTGTGGCTCGAAGGCGACCACCTGTGCCGCGCCCTGCTGGCGCGCGGCGGGCGCCCGGCGCTGGCCGTGTTTACAGAGTCTTTTTGGCCGCTAGCGCAGGCGCAGTATGCGCAAGCAGCTCCTAAAATCATAGTGATTGCTGATGCCCTGTGGGCCGGCATCAGCGCTCTGGAGGCACCGGTGCGCGAGGGCATGGGCTTTGTCCTGGCGCTGCCGGATGCGCCCGCGCTGCAACCCGCGCTGCCCACCGTGGTGCTCGACCGCCTGCAGGATGCGGGCAACGTCGGCTCCATCCTGCGCAGTGCCAGCGCTTTTGGTTTTGCCCAGGTGGCAGCCCTCAAGGGCACGGCGGCGCTGTGGTCGGCCAAGGTGCTGCGCGCGGGCATGGGGGCGCATTTCGGCCTGCGCCTGGTCGAAGGGCTGGCGCCGGACGATATTGCTGCCCTGGGGTTGCCGCTCTTGGCCACCAGCTCGCACCAGGGCGATTTTTTGCACCAGGCCCGCCTGCCCTGGCCCTGCGGCTGGCTGCTGGGGCACGAAGGGCAGGGCGTGGGCCCGCAGCTGCAGGCGCTGGCGACGCAGCACATTCGCATCGCGCAGCCGGGGGGTGAGGAGTCGCTCAATGTCGCGGCGGCGGCGGCCATTTGCCTGCACGCCAGCGGCAGCCAGCGCCTGTGCGGGTAA
- the rnhB gene encoding ribonuclease HII: protein MRSKKSYAPEPWQASLPWHPPGLVAGVDEAGRGPLAGPVVAAAVILDDHQPIAGLDDSKKLSAARRERLYDEIRAKALCCSIAEASVEEIDRLNILQATLLAMRRAVLGLRLKPVLVLVDGNRLPPLEMPAEAIVKGDARVQAISAASILAKVHRDRWCAELHQRYPQYGFSGHKGYGTALHLAALREHGACPEHRRSFAPVAHVL, encoded by the coding sequence ATGCGATCGAAAAAGTCCTACGCTCCTGAACCCTGGCAAGCGAGCCTGCCCTGGCACCCGCCTGGCCTGGTGGCCGGGGTGGATGAGGCCGGGCGCGGGCCGCTGGCCGGGCCGGTGGTGGCGGCAGCCGTCATCCTTGACGACCACCAGCCGATTGCCGGCCTCGATGACTCCAAGAAGCTCAGCGCGGCGCGGCGCGAGCGCCTGTACGACGAAATCCGTGCCAAGGCGCTGTGCTGCAGCATTGCCGAGGCCAGCGTCGAGGAAATCGACCGTCTCAACATCCTGCAGGCGACGCTGTTGGCGATGCGCCGCGCCGTGCTCGGGCTGCGCCTCAAGCCCGTGCTGGTGCTGGTCGATGGTAACCGCCTGCCGCCGCTGGAGATGCCGGCCGAGGCCATCGTCAAGGGCGATGCGCGGGTGCAGGCGATTTCGGCGGCGTCCATCCTTGCCAAGGTGCACCGCGACCGCTGGTGTGCCGAGCTGCACCAGCGCTACCCCCAATACGGTTTCTCGGGCCACAAGGGCTATGGCACGGCGCTGCACCTGGCGGCGCTGCGCGAGCATGGCGCCTGCCCCGAGCACCGGCGCAGCTTTGCCCCCGTGGCCCACGTGCTATGA
- the carB gene encoding carbamoyl-phosphate synthase large subunit: MPKRTDIKSILIIGAGPIVIGQACEFDYSGVQACKALREEGYKVILINSNPATIMTDPATADVTYIEPITWQTVEKIIAKERPDAILPTMGGQTALNCALDLWKHGVLNKYKVELIGAKPEAIDKAEDRLKFKDAMTRIGLGSARSGIAHSMDEAWAVQKSVGFPTVIRPSFTLGGTGGGIAYNPEEFETICKRGLEASPTNELLIEESLLGWKEYEMEVVRDKADNCIIVCSIENLDPMGVHTGDSITVAPAQTLTDKEYQIMRNASLAVLREIGVDTGGSNVQFSVNPKDGRMIVIEMNPRVSRSSALASKATGFPIAKIAAKLAVGYTLDELRNDITGGKTPASFEPSIDYVVTKIPRFAFEKFPAADDRLTTQMKSVGEVMAMGRTFQESFQKALRGLEVGVDGLNEKTQDREVLEKELGEPGPERIWYVGDAFAMGLSVDEVFDLTKIDRWFLVQIEEIVKIELDLDKLYAEQGDQALAALDAVTLRALKQKGFSDRRLAKLLHTSEKAVRDARRALNVRPVFKRVDTCAAEFPTNTAYMYSTYDEECEAEPSSKKKIMVLGGGPNRIGQGIEFDYCCVHAALAMREDGYETIMVNCNPETVSTDYDTSDRLYFEPVTLEDVLEIVDKEKPEGVIVQYGGQTPLKLALGLEKEGVPIIGTTPDMIDAAEDRERFQQLLHGLGLRQPPNATARTEAEALEKAAALGYPLVVRPSYVLGGRAMEIVHEQQGLERYMREAVKVSNDSPVLLDHFLSNAIECDVDCVRDATGAVFIGGVMEHIEQAGVHSGDSACSLPPYYLKAETVAEIKRQTAAMAEGLSVVGLMNVQFAIQETEAGDVIYVLEVNPRASRTVPFVSKATGIQLAKVAARCMAGQSLAAQGITKEVTPPYFSVKEAVFPFVKFPGVDTILGPEMKSTGEVMGVGKTFGEAFVKSQIGAGTKLPTSGKVFLTVKNADKPRAVVVARELVAMGFELVATKGTAAAIAAAGVPVATINKVTEGRPNIVDMMKNNEIAMVINTVEERRNAIADSRAIRTNALLARVTTFTTIFGAEAAVDGMKAMGHLDVISVQEMHAQLAA; this comes from the coding sequence ATGCCCAAGCGCACTGACATCAAAAGCATCCTCATCATTGGCGCCGGCCCGATCGTCATCGGCCAGGCCTGCGAGTTCGATTACTCCGGCGTGCAGGCCTGCAAGGCGCTGCGCGAGGAGGGCTACAAGGTCATCCTGATCAACAGCAACCCCGCCACGATCATGACCGACCCGGCCACGGCCGACGTCACCTACATCGAGCCCATCACCTGGCAGACGGTCGAGAAGATCATCGCCAAGGAGCGCCCCGACGCCATCTTGCCGACCATGGGCGGGCAGACGGCGCTCAACTGCGCGCTCGACCTGTGGAAGCACGGCGTGCTCAACAAGTACAAGGTCGAGCTCATTGGCGCCAAGCCCGAAGCCATCGACAAGGCCGAGGACCGCCTCAAGTTCAAGGACGCCATGACGCGCATCGGCCTGGGCAGCGCGCGCTCGGGCATTGCCCACAGCATGGACGAAGCCTGGGCAGTGCAAAAGAGCGTCGGCTTTCCCACCGTGATCCGCCCGAGCTTCACGCTTGGCGGCACGGGCGGCGGCATTGCCTACAACCCCGAGGAATTCGAGACCATCTGCAAGCGCGGCCTGGAGGCTTCGCCGACCAACGAGCTCTTGATTGAAGAGTCGCTCCTGGGCTGGAAAGAGTACGAGATGGAGGTGGTGCGCGACAAGGCGGACAACTGCATCATCGTCTGCTCGATCGAGAACCTCGACCCCATGGGCGTGCACACGGGCGACTCCATCACCGTGGCGCCGGCGCAGACGCTGACCGACAAGGAATACCAGATCATGCGCAACGCCAGCCTGGCGGTGCTGCGTGAGATCGGCGTCGATACCGGCGGCTCCAACGTGCAGTTCTCGGTCAATCCGAAGGACGGGCGCATGATCGTCATCGAGATGAACCCGCGCGTCTCGCGCTCGTCGGCGCTGGCATCCAAGGCCACGGGTTTTCCGATTGCCAAGATCGCCGCCAAGCTGGCCGTGGGCTACACCCTTGACGAGCTGCGCAACGACATCACCGGCGGCAAGACGCCGGCCTCGTTCGAGCCCTCGATCGACTACGTGGTCACCAAGATTCCGCGTTTTGCGTTTGAAAAATTCCCCGCCGCCGACGACCGCCTGACGACGCAGATGAAGAGCGTGGGCGAGGTCATGGCCATGGGCCGTACCTTCCAGGAATCGTTCCAGAAAGCACTGCGCGGCCTGGAAGTGGGCGTGGACGGCCTGAACGAAAAAACCCAGGACCGCGAAGTGCTGGAAAAAGAGCTGGGCGAGCCCGGCCCCGAGCGCATCTGGTACGTGGGCGACGCGTTTGCCATGGGCCTGTCGGTCGATGAGGTGTTTGACCTCACCAAGATCGACCGCTGGTTCCTGGTGCAGATCGAGGAAATCGTCAAGATCGAGCTCGACCTGGACAAGCTCTACGCCGAGCAAGGCGATCAGGCCCTGGCCGCGCTCGACGCCGTCACGCTGCGCGCGCTCAAGCAAAAAGGCTTCTCCGACCGCCGCCTGGCCAAGCTGCTGCACACCAGCGAAAAAGCCGTGCGCGATGCGCGCCGCGCCCTGAACGTGCGCCCGGTGTTCAAGCGCGTCGATACCTGCGCCGCCGAGTTCCCGACCAACACCGCCTACATGTATTCCACGTACGACGAGGAATGCGAGGCCGAGCCCAGCAGCAAGAAAAAAATCATGGTGCTCGGCGGTGGCCCGAACCGCATCGGCCAGGGCATCGAGTTTGACTACTGCTGCGTGCACGCGGCGCTGGCCATGCGCGAGGATGGTTATGAAACCATCATGGTCAACTGCAACCCCGAAACGGTTTCCACCGACTACGACACGTCCGACCGCCTGTACTTCGAGCCCGTCACGCTCGAAGACGTGCTCGAAATCGTCGATAAGGAAAAGCCCGAGGGCGTGATCGTGCAGTACGGCGGCCAGACGCCCCTGAAGCTGGCGCTGGGCCTGGAAAAAGAAGGCGTGCCCATCATCGGCACCACGCCCGACATGATCGACGCCGCCGAGGACCGCGAGCGCTTCCAGCAGCTGCTGCATGGCCTGGGCCTGCGCCAGCCGCCCAACGCCACCGCCCGTACCGAGGCCGAGGCGCTGGAAAAAGCCGCCGCCCTGGGCTATCCGCTGGTGGTGCGCCCGAGCTATGTGCTCGGCGGCCGCGCCATGGAGATCGTGCACGAGCAGCAGGGCCTGGAGCGCTATATGCGCGAAGCCGTGAAGGTGAGCAACGACTCGCCCGTGCTGCTCGATCATTTCCTGTCCAACGCCATCGAATGCGACGTGGACTGCGTGCGCGACGCCACCGGCGCCGTCTTCATCGGCGGCGTGATGGAGCACATCGAGCAGGCGGGCGTGCACTCGGGCGACAGCGCCTGCTCGCTGCCGCCGTACTACCTCAAGGCCGAGACGGTGGCCGAGATCAAGCGCCAGACGGCCGCCATGGCCGAGGGCCTGTCCGTGGTCGGCCTGATGAACGTGCAGTTCGCCATCCAGGAAACCGAGGCTGGCGACGTGATCTACGTGCTCGAAGTCAACCCGCGCGCCAGCCGCACCGTGCCCTTCGTCAGCAAGGCCACGGGCATTCAGTTGGCCAAGGTGGCGGCGCGCTGCATGGCGGGCCAGAGCCTGGCCGCGCAGGGCATCACCAAGGAAGTGACGCCGCCGTACTTCAGCGTGAAAGAGGCGGTGTTCCCCTTCGTCAAGTTTCCGGGCGTGGACACCATCCTCGGCCCCGAGATGAAGTCCACCGGCGAAGTCATGGGCGTGGGCAAGACCTTTGGCGAAGCCTTCGTCAAGAGCCAGATCGGCGCCGGCACCAAGCTGCCCACCAGCGGCAAGGTGTTCCTGACGGTGAAGAACGCCGACAAGCCGCGTGCCGTGGTCGTCGCGCGTGAACTGGTGGCCATGGGCTTCGAGCTCGTCGCCACCAAGGGTACGGCGGCGGCGATTGCGGCTGCCGGCGTACCGGTGGCCACGATCAACAAGGTCACCGAAGGGCGCCCGAACATCGTGGACATGATGAAGAACAACGAGATCGCCATGGTCATCAACACCGTGGAAGAGCGGCGCAACGCCATCGCTGACTCGCGCGCCATTCGTACCAACGCGCTCTTGGCGCGCGTGACCACCTTCACCACCATTTTTGGCGCCGAAGCGGCTGTCGATGGCATGAAGGCCATGGGCCATCTGGACGTGATTTCGGTGCAGGAGATGCACGCCCAGCTTGCTGCCTGA
- the lpxB gene encoding lipid-A-disaccharide synthase → MTDPRIAMVAGEASGDLLAGLLLDGLQARWPGLSAQGIGGAQMAQRGFDAWWPSDKLAVHGYSLELLRRIGEIFAIRRRLRARLLAERPAAFIGVDAPDFNLGLEQDLRAAGVKTVHFVCPSIWAWRPERVEKIRRAADHVLCLFPFEPDLLAQHGIAASYVGHPLAGVIPLQPDRAAARAQLGLAPGDEVLALLPGSRRAEVQYLAPLFFQAAALILQARAAIKIVVPAVPALQARIAALAQQAGLAQRVQIVTGQSHTVLAACDATLIASGTATLEAALFKRPMVIAYRMHPWSWRLMRGKQLQPWVGLPNILCRDFVVPELIQDAAQPQALADACLQWLADGRQRSTRVLALEHRFTALHHELRRDTPRLAADAIEKVLRS, encoded by the coding sequence ATGACAGACCCCCGCATCGCCATGGTGGCGGGCGAGGCCTCCGGCGATCTGCTGGCGGGCCTGCTGCTCGACGGTTTGCAGGCGCGCTGGCCTGGCCTTTCGGCCCAGGGCATTGGCGGCGCGCAGATGGCGCAGCGCGGCTTTGACGCCTGGTGGCCGAGCGACAAGCTGGCCGTGCATGGCTACAGCCTGGAGCTGCTGCGGCGCATTGGCGAGATTTTTGCCATCCGCCGCCGGCTGCGCGCGCGCCTGCTGGCCGAGCGCCCAGCGGCCTTCATCGGCGTCGATGCGCCGGACTTCAACCTGGGGCTGGAGCAGGACTTGCGCGCCGCCGGCGTCAAGACCGTGCATTTCGTCTGCCCCTCGATCTGGGCCTGGCGGCCCGAGCGGGTGGAGAAAATCCGCCGCGCCGCCGACCATGTGCTGTGCCTGTTTCCCTTCGAGCCCGATTTGCTGGCGCAGCATGGCATTGCCGCCAGCTACGTCGGCCACCCGCTGGCGGGCGTCATACCGCTGCAACCCGACCGCGCAGCAGCGCGGGCGCAGCTCGGCCTGGCGCCAGGCGATGAGGTGCTGGCGCTGCTGCCCGGCAGCCGCCGGGCCGAGGTGCAGTACCTCGCCCCCCTGTTCTTTCAGGCTGCGGCGCTTATCCTGCAAGCGCGAGCAGCTATCAAAATCGTAGTGCCGGCAGTGCCTGCGCTGCAAGCGCGCATTGCTGCGCTGGCGCAGCAGGCCGGATTGGCGCAGCGGGTGCAGATCGTCACCGGCCAGTCGCACACCGTGCTCGCGGCCTGCGACGCCACCTTGATTGCCAGCGGCACGGCGACGCTGGAAGCGGCGCTGTTCAAGCGCCCCATGGTCATCGCCTACCGGATGCATCCCTGGAGCTGGCGCCTGATGCGCGGCAAGCAGCTGCAACCCTGGGTGGGCTTGCCCAACATCCTGTGCCGCGACTTCGTCGTGCCCGAACTGATCCAGGACGCGGCCCAGCCCCAGGCCCTGGCCGACGCCTGCCTGCAGTGGCTCGCCGATGGCCGCCAGCGCAGCACCCGTGTGCTGGCGCTGGAACACCGTTTTACGGCGCTGCACCACGAGCTGCGGCGCGATACCCCCCGATTGGCGGCTGATGCGATCGAAAAAGTCCTACGCTCCTGA
- the fabZ gene encoding 3-hydroxyacyl-ACP dehydratase FabZ: MMDIHAILKQLPHRYPFLLVDKVVELERNQRIRAIKNVTFNEPYFMGHFPGRPVMPGVLILEALAQAAGLLAFDAMGQVPDESNIYYFVGIDGARFKRPVEPGDQLILDITIDRVRGGIWKFNGVGRVGDEVACEAQLMCTMRNVG; the protein is encoded by the coding sequence ATGATGGACATCCACGCAATCCTCAAGCAACTACCGCACCGCTACCCCTTTTTGCTGGTGGACAAGGTGGTCGAGCTCGAGCGCAACCAGCGCATCCGCGCCATCAAGAACGTGACGTTCAACGAGCCCTATTTCATGGGCCACTTCCCGGGCCGTCCGGTGATGCCGGGCGTGCTCATCCTCGAAGCGCTGGCGCAGGCCGCCGGCCTGCTGGCCTTTGACGCCATGGGCCAGGTGCCTGACGAGAGCAATATCTACTACTTCGTCGGCATCGACGGTGCGCGCTTCAAGCGCCCCGTGGAGCCGGGCGACCAGCTCATTCTCGACATTACCATCGACCGCGTGCGCGGCGGCATCTGGAAGTTCAACGGCGTGGGCCGCGTGGGCGATGAGGTCGCCTGCGAAGCCCAGCTGATGTGCACCATGCGCAACGTGGGCTGA
- a CDS encoding glycosyltransferase, with amino-acid sequence MAAAQPAGAQRHVICMKWGTKYGPEYVNRLYAMVRRHLHGDFSFVCLTDDGTGIRPEVRCLPIPPLNLPAGIPERGWNKLATFAADLHGLKGTALFLDVDVVVTGSLDEFFTQPGEFLIIHDYKRPWRITGNSSVYRFELGAHPDVLEYFRGHFDEIRRNFRNEQAYLSDFLHRQGKLQYWPKAWCPSFKYHGIPRWPTNYWKAPFVPAGAKVVIFHGECNPPDALAGRRNRRFRFIQPATWVAEHWRE; translated from the coding sequence ATGGCCGCCGCCCAGCCCGCAGGCGCGCAGCGCCATGTGATCTGCATGAAGTGGGGCACCAAATACGGCCCCGAGTACGTCAACCGCCTGTACGCCATGGTGCGCCGCCACCTGCACGGCGATTTTTCCTTCGTCTGCCTGACCGACGACGGCACCGGCATCCGCCCCGAGGTGCGCTGCCTGCCGATCCCGCCGCTCAACCTGCCCGCCGGCATTCCCGAGCGCGGCTGGAACAAGCTCGCCACCTTTGCCGCCGACCTGCACGGCCTCAAGGGCACAGCGCTGTTCCTGGACGTGGACGTGGTCGTCACCGGCAGCCTGGATGAGTTTTTCACCCAACCGGGCGAATTTCTCATCATCCACGACTACAAGCGGCCCTGGCGCATCACCGGCAACTCGTCGGTGTACCGCTTCGAGCTGGGCGCGCACCCCGACGTGCTGGAGTACTTTCGCGGCCACTTCGACGAGATTCGGCGCAACTTCCGCAACGAACAGGCATATTTGTCGGATTTTCTGCACCGCCAGGGCAAGCTGCAGTACTGGCCCAAAGCCTGGTGCCCAAGCTTCAAGTACCACGGCATCCCGCGTTGGCCGACCAATTACTGGAAGGCGCCCTTCGTGCCCGCCGGCGCCAAGGTGGTGATTTTTCACGGCGAGTGCAACCCGCCGGACGCCCTGGCCGGGCGGCGCAACCGGCGCTTTCGTTTCATCCAGCCCGCTACCTGGGTGGCCGAGCACTGGCGCGAATAA